AACAAACGTCAGACAATCACCGTGCTAGCTCTCAGCAACGATGCTATCGGTTCCATCTCTGGTAGACCTGAGGAGGAGCTCAAGAACGTTCTTATGAATCATGTAGTTCTTGACTACTTTGATGAGCTCAAGCTCAAGGCTCTAAAGGACAGGAGCACATTGCTCACTACCCTTTACCAATCTACCGGTTTGGGCCAGCAGCAAAACGGTTTCCTCAACTGCACCAAAACTAACGGAAAGATTTACTTTGGGTCTGGTGTGAAAGGCGCTCCTCAAACCGCTGAATACATCACAACCGTGTTCCGCAACCCGTACAATCTCTCTGTGATCCAAATCAGCATGCCCATTGTGGCTCCTGGACTCGGATCTCCGGTTCAggttcctccaccaccacccATGACACCACCACCGTCTCCATCTCCAAAGAAGGTTGCAGCCACTCCAGCTCCTGGACCAGCTGAGGAGGAGGATTACGCAGATTCTCCTCCTGGCGCAGCTCCAGAAACCGCACCTGCATCAGCCCCATCAGAAGATGGTTCTCCTGCTCCGGCTCCAGGGAATGCTGGTAAGAAGAAAATGGCAGCAGCTGATGAAGTTGAACCACCTACTTCTGCTTCTAACACAGCTTTGAGTTTTGGTGCCGTTCTCGTTCTCGGGTTGGTGGCTAGTTTTGCTGGGTTCTAAAATGGTTTAAGACAGAGCAGAGTCGAGGACAGTTAACTGAATATGGGAATCGACCATGGTGATATGAAGTGGATCAATACTTAACAAATTCTACTCACATTAATAAACCTCAAAATCATTTATCATTAGGGAATTAAAGTGTGATGTTCAACAATGTGAAATTTGTACTGAGATATTGTAACCTATGTGTGTTTATCTTCATTCATCAATTCAACGTGTTACATTCGAACAATATGTGCAAGGAATTTTCAAactagccaaaaaaaaaagaaaaatcaaattagCGCTATGGAAACGATTTAGTCCCAAACTAGCTTTGATGTGTTCTAAGATGGTTTAAGACAGAGCGACTCGAGGATAGTAAACTGAATATGAGACACGACCATAGAGACAACCATGGCATTATGAAAtgcataaaaattaataacattttccACGTACTCGCATTAATGTACGTCAAAATCATTTATCATTAGGGAAAAATGAAAGGCGTGATGTTCTGTACTGTGAAATTTGCACATCGAGATTGTTACTTATGTGTATAATCTCAGTGATCCATTCAACACGATGTATCATAAAAGATAACGTGTCATGGACAGGGGGTTACGTAGCAACATATCGTGGATATTAGCAAAAATATCATGGATTTTATTACGGACATTAGTGCAGCTCTTTAACTCCTATGGAaatggtcagaggagtaacttcaaccagagttcacagttccAGAAACCTTACAACAATAacttcaacaacagcaacaacatAAACTATGAAAATTCTTCCTACCAGAACGTGCCACCACATACTCGAGAAAACAAGATTGAAGCAATGattgatcaagttcttgagggtcAGCAGAAGCGTATGGTGAATGTCAATGGAAAGATAGATGTTGTCTACACTGAGCTGAATGCAAAGTTTTAGACTCTGAACACACATGTGAAGAAGTTGGAGACACAAGTAGTTCAGACAGAAGAAGCTGTTAAGAAGCAAAAAACCTTCATAAAAAGTAATGAATCACTGAAGTACCACGTGAATGTCATCATAGAGGATGATTTCTGACAAGTGGTtaaggaggagaagcttcagGAAGGGGATTTCGA
The window above is part of the Brassica napus cultivar Da-Ae chromosome C3, Da-Ae, whole genome shotgun sequence genome. Proteins encoded here:
- the LOC106401151 gene encoding fasciclin-like arabinogalactan protein 3, whose translation is MDLKASSSLLCLAILFGVSSIVSAVNITRALEKYPEFSTMIELFGKTELTPIINKRQTITVLALSNDAIGSISGRPEEELKNVLMNHVVLDYFDELKLKALKDRSTLLTTLYQSTGLGQQQNGFLNCTKTNGKIYFGSGVKGAPQTAEYITTVFRNPYNLSVIQISMPIVAPGLGSPVQVPPPPPMTPPPSPSPKKVAATPAPGPAEEEDYADSPPGAAPETAPASAPSEDGSPAPAPGNAGKKKMAAADEVEPPTSASNTALSFGAVLVLGLVASFAGF